The following proteins are encoded in a genomic region of Oncorhynchus kisutch isolate 150728-3 linkage group LG4, Okis_V2, whole genome shotgun sequence:
- the ctdspl3 gene encoding CTD small phosphatase-like protein 3 isoform X2, whose translation MRLRSRSIADPSSAQFNGRRSSKRAAPSVTPEKDEDVQQPDNQSLYSDDDIPTTTKRPLVQGRGRKRVAAPAYEDGEDLGFKTPINVRHHRVLSELNPSSPLNSTMRNIYSPMVRFLTPTKENARTPSSGDVMSPEQCVFGYGSISLLAGDEDNDDVFSPFTFIKNIPSKSQQSKPCIRDIPPKTRSTPQATLVLDLDETLIYSSLNRIEDAEYTFRTCFQDNQYKVYMILRPHVKEFLEVMTKHFEMFVYTSAKKEYAGKILDILDPKRRLFRHRLYQQDCTCVLGHYVKDLGVLERDLAKTLMNMLPIKSWSGDKEDKELQKLIPYLERVSGTDDCREVLKRRTDHFHRLLSED comes from the exons GATGAAGATGTACAACAGCCAGACAACCAGTCACTCTACTCTGATGATGATATCCCCACCACTACAAAGCGCCCTCTTGTACAAGGGCGTGGGAGGAAAAGGGTGGCAGCCCCTGCCTATGAAGATGGAGAAG ATCTGGGCTTCAAGACCCCCATTAATGTGCGCCATCACCGGGTGCTGTCGGAGctaaacccctcctctcccctcaatTCCACTATGCGAAATATCTACTCTCCCATGGTCCGGTTCCTCACACCTACCAAGGAAA ATGCGAGAACCCCCAGCAGTGGTGATGTGATGAGCCCAGAGCAGTGTGTGTTTGGCTATGGTTCCATCAGCCTTCTCGCTGGAGATGAGGACAATGATGACGTTTTCAGCCC CTTTACCTTCATCAAGAACATTCCATCCAAATCCCAGCAATCCAAACCATGCATACGAGACATCCCACCTAAGACGAGGAGTACACCCCAAGCCACTCTAGTTTTAGATCTG GATGAAACGCTCATTTACAGCTCTCTGAACCGGATTGAGGATGCAGAGTACACCTTTCGCACATGCTTTCAGGACAATCAGTACAAA GTCTACATGATTCTACGACCACATGTGAAAGAATTTCTGGAAGTCATGACAAAACATTTTGAG ATGTTTGTTTATACATCGGCAAAGAAAGAATATGCAGGGAAAATACTGGACATCTTGGACCCGAAAAGAAGGCTGTTTCG ACACCGTTTGTATCAACAGGACTGTACCTGTGTTCTTGGGCACTATGTCAAGGATTTGGGCGTACTTGAGAGGGACCTTGCTAAAACG CTGATGAATATGCTTCCCATCAAGAGCTGGTCTGGGGATAAGGAGGACAAAGAGCTTCAGAAGCTCATCCCGTATCTTGAGAGAGTGTCCGGAACA GATGATTGCCGTGAGGTACTGAAGAGGAGGACAGACCACTTCCACAGACTGCTCTCTGAGGATTGA
- the LOC109888606 gene encoding transmembrane protein 79, whose translation MTGRQATNPEDGKEIDSVKESISDIINQLQDIDPARLSFSPFLDLDTQISLAPVSDSPESSVEELHSSSHSVMGSHHSLEALPADQVVQLDSCHQQPSEGFKAERRPQEGVQDGTISSPIALVQNLEDPVENCISTPNLASRRDIPNGTDTQRWSPESNNLESTIDEGQPLLGLPPESIELTMWSSQDQETCEAVPEVADKRLWCCCCRCCQSGRVPAVCSVLASLLITAGLLYALYFYVPIDSPDCPDMVSRLTFTLCCCAVAAVPILLAMLIGAMCQFCTGSLNPAEALHRRPTIQQLFVSASMEQLFLYVLNLLVLATFLPQDQLRVVPILTGVFVGGRLIYWLCFHICSPWRGFGSGLTVFPLLAMVAFNLYCLYDLSLRQLLFGSEDTLYYQTTPSSWPLEVSQSSSGKSDSVIPTDILETQ comes from the exons ATGACGGGGCGTCAAGCCACCAACCCAGAAGATGGCAAAGAGATTGACAGTGTGAAGGAGTCCATCAGTGACATCATCAATCAACTGCAGGATATTGACCCTGCCAGGCTGTCATTCTCTCCATTCCTCGACCTGGACACCCAGATCTCTTTAGCACCAGTGTCTGACAGTCCTGAATCTTCAGTGGAGGagctccactcctcttctcactcagtcatGGGCTCTCACCACTCCCTGGAAGCCCTGCCAGCTGATCAAGTTGTCC AGCTTGATTCCTGCCACCAGCAACCCAGCGAGGGCTTCAAAGCAGAGCGAAGACCGCAAGAGGGAGTTCAGGATGGAACTATTTCAAGTCCGATTGCTCTTGTGCAGAATTTGGAAGACCCGGTGGAAAACTGCATCAGCACTCCAAATCTAGCCTCTCGCAGAGACATTCCCaatggcacagacacacagagatggaGTCCAGAATCCAACAATCTGGAGTCCACCATTGATGAAGGCCAACCGTTGCTCGGCTTGCCACCGGAGAGCATAGAGTTGACTATGTGGAGTTCCCAAGATCAAGAGACTTGTGAGGCTGTCCCAGAGGTGGCAGACAAGAGACTGTGGTGCTGCTGCTGTAGATGTTGCCAAAGTGGCCGTGTTCCTGCTGTGTGCTCAGTCCTGGCCTCCCTTCTGATTACTGCAGGGCTTCTCTATGCACTTTATTTCTATGTTCCCATAGATTCCCCAGACTGCCCTGACATGGTCAGCCGCCTCACTTTCACACTTTGCTGCTGTGCCGTAGCTGCAGTCCCCATCTTGTTGG CTATGCTGATTGGTGCTATGTGCCAGTTCTGCACTGGATCTTTAAATCCAGCTGAGGCTCTCCATAGAAGACCGACCATTCAGCAGCTGTTTGTCTCTGCATCTATGGAGCAGTTGTTTCTCTACGTTCTCAATCTGTTGGTTCTGGCTACATTCCTGCCTCAAGACCAGCTGCGGGTGGTGCCCATTTTGACTGGCGTTTTCGTTGGTGGGAG GCTTATCTACTGGCTCTGCTTCCACATATGTAGCCCCTGGAGAGGCTTTGGATCGGGGCTCACTGTTTTCCCACTCCTTGCCATGGTGGCTTTCAATCTGTACTGTCTGTACGACTTGAGCCTCAGACAGCTGCTCTTTGGGTCGGAGGACACACTCTATTATCAGACCACCCCTTCATCTTGGCCTCTGGAGGTGTCACAGAGCTCCAGTGGCAAATCAGATAGTGTCATACCCACGGACATCTTGGAAACTCAGTAA
- the ctdspl3 gene encoding CTD small phosphatase-like protein 3 isoform X1 encodes MRLRSRSIADPSSAQFNGRRSSKRAAPSVTPEKDEDVQQPDNQSLYSDDDIPTTTKRPLVQGRGRKRVAAPAYEDGEDLGFKTPINVRHHRVLSELNPSSPLNSTMRNIYSPMVRFLTPTKENARTPSSGDVMSPEQCVFGYGSISLLAGDEDNDDVFSPFTFIKNIPSKSQQSKPCIRDIPPKTRSTPQATLVLDLDETLIYSSLNRIEDAEYTFRTCFQDNQYKVYMILRPHVKEFLEVMTKHFEMFVYTSAKKEYAGKILDILDPKRRLFRHRLYQQDCTCVLGHYVKDLGVLERDLAKTVVLDNAPHTYPYHLMNMLPIKSWSGDKEDKELQKLIPYLERVSGTDDCREVLKRRTDHFHRLLSED; translated from the exons GATGAAGATGTACAACAGCCAGACAACCAGTCACTCTACTCTGATGATGATATCCCCACCACTACAAAGCGCCCTCTTGTACAAGGGCGTGGGAGGAAAAGGGTGGCAGCCCCTGCCTATGAAGATGGAGAAG ATCTGGGCTTCAAGACCCCCATTAATGTGCGCCATCACCGGGTGCTGTCGGAGctaaacccctcctctcccctcaatTCCACTATGCGAAATATCTACTCTCCCATGGTCCGGTTCCTCACACCTACCAAGGAAA ATGCGAGAACCCCCAGCAGTGGTGATGTGATGAGCCCAGAGCAGTGTGTGTTTGGCTATGGTTCCATCAGCCTTCTCGCTGGAGATGAGGACAATGATGACGTTTTCAGCCC CTTTACCTTCATCAAGAACATTCCATCCAAATCCCAGCAATCCAAACCATGCATACGAGACATCCCACCTAAGACGAGGAGTACACCCCAAGCCACTCTAGTTTTAGATCTG GATGAAACGCTCATTTACAGCTCTCTGAACCGGATTGAGGATGCAGAGTACACCTTTCGCACATGCTTTCAGGACAATCAGTACAAA GTCTACATGATTCTACGACCACATGTGAAAGAATTTCTGGAAGTCATGACAAAACATTTTGAG ATGTTTGTTTATACATCGGCAAAGAAAGAATATGCAGGGAAAATACTGGACATCTTGGACCCGAAAAGAAGGCTGTTTCG ACACCGTTTGTATCAACAGGACTGTACCTGTGTTCTTGGGCACTATGTCAAGGATTTGGGCGTACTTGAGAGGGACCTTGCTAAAACGGTGGTTTTGGACAATGCTCCACACACATACCCCTACCAT CTGATGAATATGCTTCCCATCAAGAGCTGGTCTGGGGATAAGGAGGACAAAGAGCTTCAGAAGCTCATCCCGTATCTTGAGAGAGTGTCCGGAACA GATGATTGCCGTGAGGTACTGAAGAGGAGGACAGACCACTTCCACAGACTGCTCTCTGAGGATTGA